The Anaerolineae bacterium genomic sequence CCGCGCACCGACGAACGCCGCAAGACGGTCTATCAGGATGTGTATGATGCCGCTCGCACCGCCGATGCCCTGCCCAACATTGACTTCTTCATGTCGCTGGGGCTGGTATCCAATGCCCCGACGCAAACCTATGACCGCCATCAGTTCATGGCCATGATCACCGGCACCAGCAAGCCGATGGTCATCACCGCGGTGGACCGTCAAGGGCTGGAGGACCAGCACCGCATGGCCTGCGCTGTGTTGGGCGGCGAGGATGCTTTCCGGCGCAACCCGCTGTTCGCCATTTACATTGAGCCGATCTCGCCGCTTCAGCACTCCAAAGAGGTGGTGGAGAAGCTGTTCTATGCGGCGGAGCACGGCATCCCGATCGTCTACACGCCGGCGCCCACCGCCGGCTTCACCGCGCCGATGACCCTGGCCGGCATCATGGCCCAAGGCCTGGCCGAAATGCTGGCCGGCGTGGTGATGGCCCAACTGCGTTTCCCTGGGGCATCCATCATCATCGGCGGCGTGCACACCGTGATTGACATGAAGACCATGATCTTCTCCTACGGCGCGCCGGAGTTCCTCCTGCTCAGCGCGGCCCTGACCGATGTCGTGAAATGGCTGGGCTTGCCGATGTTCTCCACCGCCGGCTGCAGCGATGCCAAGGTGTTGGATGGGCAGGCGGCCCTGCAGGCCGGCCTCTCCATCCTCTTCGCCGCGCTGTCCGGCGCCAACCTGATCCATGACGTGGGCTACCTGGAATCCGGTCTCACTGGCTCCCTGGATATGCTGGTGCTCTCCGACGAAATTGTCGCTATGGTGAAGCGCATGCTCCAGGGCGTGCCGGTCACGCCCGATACGCTGGCGGTGGACGTGATCGCCCAGGTTGGTCCAGGGGGGCATTTCATCTCCACGGAGCACACCCTGCGGCATTTCCGCCAGGTGCTCTGGCAGCCGGAACTGCTGGAGCGGGATGATTATGCCGGCTGGGAGGCCAAGGGGCGCAAGACCCTCTCCG encodes the following:
- a CDS encoding trimethylamine methyltransferase family protein; protein product: MRTNYRVNATVQFSALSPDQIEEIVSASLEILEGVGMRIHSDEAVDMLEAAGATVDGQGLVHIPGCLVKHALNLAPGRVVLAGRDGSRKVVLEKDRIYYGTGSDTPFFIDPRTDERRKTVYQDVYDAARTADALPNIDFFMSLGLVSNAPTQTYDRHQFMAMITGTSKPMVITAVDRQGLEDQHRMACAVLGGEDAFRRNPLFAIYIEPISPLQHSKEVVEKLFYAAEHGIPIVYTPAPTAGFTAPMTLAGIMAQGLAEMLAGVVMAQLRFPGASIIIGGVHTVIDMKTMIFSYGAPEFLLLSAALTDVVKWLGLPMFSTAGCSDAKVLDGQAALQAGLSILFAALSGANLIHDVGYLESGLTGSLDMLVLSDEIVAMVKRMLQGVPVTPDTLAVDVIAQVGPGGHFISTEHTLRHFRQVLWQPELLERDDYAGWEAKGRKTLSDRVRAKVLRILETHGPAPIPPEAMQAMRRIVEEADQKYA